In the genome of Raphanus sativus cultivar WK10039 chromosome 4, ASM80110v3, whole genome shotgun sequence, one region contains:
- the LOC108848654 gene encoding uncharacterized protein LOC108848654 — protein MRADNDHAVGNSVESCKDESKPQNYPEEKWEEAELKVPENGKSDNNVCELFYDTRTGEEWDKDNDVNLSCEAGKKLGADNIDAKNASLETVDPVIFMDKNVTACDLPEIVVCYKESTYHVVKDICVDEGVPVQEKFLFGEKGSVNCSSDLNQCESEDLVKADKGIETKSSEEDRNSEVNDDSELCNDHPKTNQDVEESPREDFADAEGTSSCNQDHLIVTGEEGKDSLTSESSHEIEVATLENSVPNESKTLGDILSWEDEPEPLNNFSDRREEQSPPQLQAIYISLINFHVCDLQEKERHEPKEAEEELSSVPTTTSQEPNTTFYDLEKPETDNQLPNLLVGDSLEDNKLISSGLFGETSFSAAEAVSISGHITYTGPIAFSGSLSVRSDASTTSGRSFAFPVLQSEWNSSPVRMAKPEKRRQKGWRQILLCCRSS, from the exons ATGAGGGCAG ataATGATCATGCGGTTGGAAACTCGGTAGAGAGTTGCAAAGATGAGTCTAAGCCTCAGAACTATCCTGAAGAGAAGTGGGAGGAGGCAGAGCTAAAGGTCCCGGAAAATGGGAAGAGCGATAACAATGTGTGTGAGTTGTTCTATGATACAAGAACCGGCGAGGAATGGGATAAAGATAATGATGTCAACCTTTCTTGTGAGGCTGGAAAGAAACTAGGAGCTGATAATATCGATGCTAAAAATGCTTCTCTTGAGACAGTTGATCCTGTGATTTTCATGGACAAGAACGTTACTGCCTGTGACTTGCCCGAGATTGTAGTTTGCTACAAGGAGAGCACTTACCATGTGGTGAAGGACATATGTGTAGATGAAGGCGTGCCGGTTCAGGAGAAGTTCTTATTCGGCGAGAAAGGCTCAGTGAATTGTAGCTCAGATTTAAACCAGTGTGAGTCAGAGGATTTGGTGAAAGCAGACAAAGGAATAGAAACCAAGTCCTCAGAAGAAGACAGAAACAGTGAAGTTAATGATGACTCTGAGCTTTGTAATGATCATCCTAAGACAAACCAAGATGTTGAAGAATCTCCAAGAGAAGACTTTGCTGATGCTGAAGGTACTAGCAGTTGCAATCAAGATCATTTGATTGTGACAGGAGAGGAGGGCAAGGACTCGCTCACATCTGAAAGTTCTCATGAGATTGAAGTGGCTACATTGGAGAATAGTGTTCCAAATGAATCTAAAACTTTGGGAGATATTCTGTCATGGGAAGATGAACCAGAACCTCTTAACAACTTTAGTGATAGACGTGAAGAACAATCTCCACCTCAGCTTCAGGCAATATACATTTCATTGATAAACTTTCa TGTGTGTGACTTGCAGGAGAAGGAAAGACATGAGCCAAAAGAAGCAGAGGAGGAGCTTTCCTCTGTTCCTACAACAACCTCTCAAGAACCAAATACAACTTTCTACGACCTTGAGAAGCCTGAAACTGACAATCAACTACCAAATTTGTTAGTGGGAGATTCTTTGGAAGACAACAAACTTATCTCCAGTGGATTATTTGGAGAGACAAGTTTCTCGGCAGCGGAAGCAGTTTCAATCTCAGGTCATATAACATACACAGGACCAATTGCATTCTCTGGAAGCCTCTCTGTTCGTTCTGATGCAAGCACAACAAGTGGAAGATCCTTTGCTTTCCCAGT ATTACAGTCAGAATGGAACAGTAGTCCTGTAAGAATGGCCAAACCAGAGAAGAGAAGACAGAAAGGATGGAGACAGATTCTTCTTTGCTGTAGATCCTCTTGA